The Streptosporangiales bacterium genomic interval GTTGACCGGTCACCCGGTCGCGACGGACGTCTGGCACGACGCGCACGAGGTGCCCCACGTACGCCTCGGTCAGCGCGCCGACCTGCTGGTGGTCGCCCCCGCGACCGCCAACACCCTCGCCCGCGCGGCCCACGGGCTCGCCGACGACCTCCTCACCAACACCCTGCTGACGGTGCGCTGTCCGGTCGTCGTCGCTCCCGCGATGCACACCGAGATGTGGGAGCACCCCGCGACGGTCGCCAACGTCCGCACCCTGCGGGAGCGCGGCGTGCTCGTCCTCGACCCCGCGCGCGGCCGCCTCACCGGCGCCGACTCCGGACCCGGACGGCTGCCCGAGCCCGAGGAGATCTTCGCCGTCGCCCGCGCCGCGCTCGACCGCGGACGGGTGACCCACGACCTCGCCGGCACCCGGGTGCTCGTGACCGCGGGCGGCACCCGCGAGGCGCTCGACCCGGTGCGCTTCCTCGGCAACAGGTCGAGCGGGCGGCAGGGGTACGCGTTCGCGCAGACCGCGTGGGCCCGCGGCGCAGACGTCGTGCTGGTGACCGCCTCGACCGGCCTGCCCGACCCGGCCGGGGCCACGGTGGTCAGGGTCGAGAGCACCGAGGAGATGCGCGACGCCGTCCAGCGGCACGTCCGTGACGTCGACGCCGTCGTGATGGCCGCGGCGCCCGCCGACTTCCGCCCGGTCGAGGTCGCCACGAGCAAGATCAAGAAGACCGACGACGACCCGGCGGCGGTCCGCCTCACCCGCACGCCCGACATCCTCGCCGAGCTGGGCGCGCACCGTCCGGCCGGCCTGCGGGTCCTGGTCGGCTTCGCGGCGGAGACCGACGACGCGGTCGCCAACGGACGCAAGAAGCTCGCGCGCAAGCGCTGCGACCTGCTCGTCGTCAACGAGGTCGGCGGCGGTCGCGGCTTCGAGTCGGCCGACAACGCCGCCGTCGTCCTCGGCGCCGACGGGTCGGAGACCGAGATCGAGGAGTCCGCCAAGACCGCGCTCGCGGATC includes:
- the coaBC gene encoding bifunctional phosphopantothenoylcysteine decarboxylase/phosphopantothenate--cysteine ligase CoaBC: MSGDEGRPLVVVGVAGGIAAFKACALVRAFTESGHDVRVVPTESALRFVGAATWEALTGHPVATDVWHDAHEVPHVRLGQRADLLVVAPATANTLARAAHGLADDLLTNTLLTVRCPVVVAPAMHTEMWEHPATVANVRTLRERGVLVLDPARGRLTGADSGPGRLPEPEEIFAVARAALDRGRVTHDLAGTRVLVTAGGTREALDPVRFLGNRSSGRQGYAFAQTAWARGADVVLVTASTGLPDPAGATVVRVESTEEMRDAVQRHVRDVDAVVMAAAPADFRPVEVATSKIKKTDDDPAAVRLTRTPDILAELGAHRPAGLRVLVGFAAETDDAVANGRKKLARKRCDLLVVNEVGGGRGFESADNAAVVLGADGSETEIEESAKTALADRVWDLVVERLTG